The following is a genomic window from Pedobacter sp. KBS0701.
TGAAAAAACGCTCAACTCAGTTAAAAAGAATTGTTTATTACTGCCCTTACCTTATTATTCTGATCATTTCCCTTCATTCCTGCAAAAAAGACAAAAAACGACCCGATTATCCCGCCGGAAGTAATGAAAACATCAATACCTGGATACTCGACAGCCTGAAACGCTATTATTATTGGAATGAGCAATTACCTTCCGATCCAAATATCGGTTTATCACCCAAAGATTTTTTTAATACCGTCCGCAATGCTTCTGACCGCTTTTCCTATATCAATATCCCCAACGATGCCACAACCTTTACACCGAACAACCGGAACTTTGGTTTTGATTATGTAACCGTTAGCGACCAGAACAGTACAAAAGTAATTGGAATTATTAAACTGGTTCTAAAAGATTCTCCTGCATCACGGGCAGGTTTAAAACGTGGAGATTATATCAGCCAGATAAACGGAAAAGCACTAACAACTGCCAATGCACATGCCCTGCAGGACGAAATTTTAAGCGGCAATCACTTTTCGTTAACGCTGGCAGAACAGAATAACAGTATATGGACGGAGACACGTACCGTAGAACTGACTAAAAGGGTAATCCTCGATCAAAAAGAAATCAGTAAAGTGATAGAAAGTGATGGAAAAAAAATCGGCTACCTCAATTTTCTTGATTTTAATGGCGGGTTGGCCAGTTCATTACTTCCGGTTTTCAATAATTTCAAAGCGGAAGGCATTACCGACCTTATCCTTGATCTACGTTATAACGCTGGTGGTCAGGTAGCAGAAGCGGCAGCAATATGTACCATGATTGCACAGAATGTAACTTTCGATAAAGCATTTATTACGTACAAGGGCAATAAAAATGGTGGAACCAGAACAGAATCCATCGGTACCGCAGCAACTTTCGATAAAACTGTAAATTTCAATATTCTTCTTCAGCAAAACCTGGGCTTAAGCAGGGTTTATATTTTATCATCTGCCGCCACGGCATCGGCTTCGGAAGTGATGATCAACAATTTAAAACCCTTTATCCAGGTCATACAGATCGGTGAAAAAACCAGGGGGAAAGATGAAGCATCGTTCAGGATATTTGATGCACGGAGTCCAAAACAGATCAACTGGGAAATGCACCCGATTGTGTACAAACTATTTAACGCACAAGGAACCGGTAATTACAGTGCAGGTATCCAGCCTGATGTAAATGTAAATGAAATCAATACCTTACCCCTGCTCCCATTTGGCGATCAGGCCGATCCGCTGGTAAAAGCAGCAATGGGCAGGATAAGTGGTAAAGTAGCCAAAACAGGTATTGGTCTTAACACCATGCTTTCAGGGGCTTTCCAACCCGGAAATATTTTAATGGATTCAAGGGCACAATCTGCGCAACAGGGCATGGTTATCACCCACCGGTAGCAGAGATAGAAAAGGTTCTCATTAGCTTAACATTAACTTTAAACACAAGCCCTAACTTGCATCCGTTAACCGCTACTCATGGAAAAGTTGGAAGATTTTAAAAATATAAAACTCCTGAATGCATTGAAAGCTGGCGATTCTGCTGCTTTTAATGAAATTTACCACAAGTACTGCCAAAAGATATTTGGTTATGCCTACCATTTTACCCGCTGCCGCGAAGAAGCCGAAGAACTTACACAAGATAGCTTTGTCAGACTTTGGGAAAACAGGGCAAAAGTAGACCCTGAAAAAAATTTCGATGCTTTTCTTTATACCCTGATCCGCAATAATTTTTTAGGTACACTCCGTAAAAAAGCGAGGGAAAAAGCCTATAGCAGCGAAAGTTTAGCACGGGAACAAGCTTTTAATACCATTGAAGATGAACTCGATGCGAAAGAATCGAAACAATTGGCACAGGAAGCGATCGAAAGCCTTTCTCCTCAGGTAAAACGGATATACCTTATGAGCCGTAACGACCACCACACACATGAAGAAATATCGCAGCTAATGGGGATTTCTAAAAACACGGTGAACAACCACCTGAAAAAATCGCTGAACATTATGCGTAAATACTTTAAGACTTATTCGCCGGAAACGATAATATCATTGGTATTAGTGATGTTCTGCTGAGCGTAAGGCGTTTGCTACCGCAATCGTCATCTCGAGTGAAGCCGCAGCGAAATGGAGAGATCTATTTAATTATTTTCATTATTATAAAAGATCCTTCGACTCTTTTTCAATTAAAGGATTCAATAGAATGGTCGTCATCTCGACTGTAGCGCAGCGAAATGGAGAGATCTATTTAATTATTTTCATTATTATAAAAGATCCTTCGACTCTTTTTCAATTAAAGGATTCAATAGAATGGTCGTCATCTCGACTGTAGCGCAGCGAAATGGAGAGATCTATTTAATTATTTTCATTATTATAAAAGATCCTTCGACTCTTTTTCAATTAAAGGATTCAATAGAATGGTCGTCATCTCGACTGTAGCGCAGCGAAATGGAGAGATCTATCTCAATAGATTTCTCGGCTTCGTTACACTCCGCTCGAAATGACGGAAACTAGAAGGGAATTTCCACGCAGAGATTAATAGGAGGAAAAGTTGATTAATAGGGATGCGCCACGCTCGCTAATTCGTCAATACAAATTGATTATTGGTGATTAATTATCCATTAAATCTTTTTTTAAAAAAATCTTCTCCCCTTATAGCTGTATGCCAACTCTCGTGCATATATACAGTAGCGCGCAGCATAAAAGCGTAAAGAATAAGCATAAAAAGTGAAAAAAGATTACATTAAAATATTATTTGAACAATACCTGGAGGGCAAAACCAATCAGGATGAGGAAAAAATTCTGTTGGATTACCTCGCCGATCCGGCGAATGGCGACAGCGAATTTCATACAGTGATGGAAAAAGCATGGAAAAAGCAAAACAGTAAAGCCGACTACTCTTTTGAAGCCAGACAAGGCCTTAACCAGATCTGGAACAAAATTGAAGAGCGGAAACCAAAAAGCAAACTGCTATATCCATTATTAAAATATGCTGCCGCAGTTTTAGTGGTTATTTCTGCAGCATTTGGTTGGTACGCCTACAAAAAAACACAAGTACCTATTGCTTTTTTAAGTAAAACGACTCAAAAAGGCGAAAAAGTGAAGTTAATACTGCCTGATAGTTCGGTTGTATATCTTGGCGCCGGCAGTAAACTTACCTGGCCATCACATTTTGCTAAAGGCAAACTGAGAAATATCCAACTGGAAGGTGAAGCCTTTTTTGAAGTAAAACATGATACCAGCAGTCCTTTTATAGTACATAGCGGACAAATGCAGACCCGGGTTTTGGGTACTTCCTTTAACATATATGCTTATCCGAAAGACGGAACCTTCAGCGTGGCAGTGCGTACAGGTAAAGTAAAAGTTTCGGAAAACAGTGAGGGAAAATTAAAACAACTTTCGCTGCTTACCCCAGGAATGAAATTATTATACCATTTAAAAGCACACGATTACATTGTCCGTAACGAGCGCATTACCGAAGTTAATGCATGGATTAAAAACAGCTTTGCTTTTAAAGATGTAGCCCTTCCCAGTATGTTTAAGTCATTAGAAAGGTATTACAATGTGCATTTTGAATTGAAGACCAATAAACTCAGCCAGTGCAGGTTTAATGCAACTTTTACAAACAAAAGCATTGGTAATATAATGGAAGAAATCCGCG
Proteins encoded in this region:
- a CDS encoding S41 family peptidase — protein: MKKRSTQLKRIVYYCPYLIILIISLHSCKKDKKRPDYPAGSNENINTWILDSLKRYYYWNEQLPSDPNIGLSPKDFFNTVRNASDRFSYINIPNDATTFTPNNRNFGFDYVTVSDQNSTKVIGIIKLVLKDSPASRAGLKRGDYISQINGKALTTANAHALQDEILSGNHFSLTLAEQNNSIWTETRTVELTKRVILDQKEISKVIESDGKKIGYLNFLDFNGGLASSLLPVFNNFKAEGITDLILDLRYNAGGQVAEAAAICTMIAQNVTFDKAFITYKGNKNGGTRTESIGTAATFDKTVNFNILLQQNLGLSRVYILSSAATASASEVMINNLKPFIQVIQIGEKTRGKDEASFRIFDARSPKQINWEMHPIVYKLFNAQGTGNYSAGIQPDVNVNEINTLPLLPFGDQADPLVKAAMGRISGKVAKTGIGLNTMLSGAFQPGNILMDSRAQSAQQGMVITHR
- a CDS encoding RNA polymerase sigma factor; this encodes MEKLEDFKNIKLLNALKAGDSAAFNEIYHKYCQKIFGYAYHFTRCREEAEELTQDSFVRLWENRAKVDPEKNFDAFLYTLIRNNFLGTLRKKAREKAYSSESLAREQAFNTIEDELDAKESKQLAQEAIESLSPQVKRIYLMSRNDHHTHEEISQLMGISKNTVNNHLKKSLNIMRKYFKTYSPETIISLVLVMFC
- a CDS encoding FecR family protein, encoding MKKDYIKILFEQYLEGKTNQDEEKILLDYLADPANGDSEFHTVMEKAWKKQNSKADYSFEARQGLNQIWNKIEERKPKSKLLYPLLKYAAAVLVVISAAFGWYAYKKTQVPIAFLSKTTQKGEKVKLILPDSSVVYLGAGSKLTWPSHFAKGKLRNIQLEGEAFFEVKHDTSSPFIVHSGQMQTRVLGTSFNIYAYPKDGTFSVAVRTGKVKVSENSEGKLKQLSLLTPGMKLLYHLKAHDYIVRNERITEVNAWIKNSFAFKDVALPSMFKSLERYYNVHFELKTNKLSQCRFNATFTNKSIGNIMEEIRVMSGKKMKYKIDTANKTITVWGEGCQ